The proteins below come from a single Mustela nigripes isolate SB6536 chromosome 14, MUSNIG.SB6536, whole genome shotgun sequence genomic window:
- the LOC132001683 gene encoding olfactory receptor 2A12-like yields MKDLLGGNHSSLTEFILLGFSQNKEINVMLFNVFLFLYLITLLGNGLIITLIRMDSRLHTPMYFFLSVLSIMDMGYVTTTVPQMLVHLVCKKKTISYIGCVAQMYIFLMLGITESWLFAIMAYDRYVAICHPLRYKVIMSPLLCGSMVAFCGFWGISCALIYTVSAMILPYCGPNEINHFFCEVPAVLKLACADTSLNDQVDFILGFILLLVPLSLIIIVYINIFAAILRIRSAQGQLKAFSTCTSHITVVTMFSIPCMVMYMRPGSESSPEEDKKLALFYNIISAFLNPIIYSLRNKDVKRAFLKVTGWGKAPE; encoded by the coding sequence ATGAAAGACTTGCTCGGGGGAAACCATAGCTCTCTTACTGAGTTtattcttttaggattttctcaaaacaaagagataaatgtTATGCTATTCAacgtcttcctcttcctctacctcatCACCCTTCTGGGCAATGGGCTCATTATCACCTTGATACGCATGGACTCTCGCCTCCACACACCTATGTACTTTTTCCTCAGTGTCCTATCCATTATGGATATGGGCTATGTCACCACCACGGTGCCCCAGATGCTGGTACACCTGGTTTGCAAGAAGAAGACCATCTCTTACATTGGATGTGTGGCCCAAATGTACATCTTCCTGATGCTAGGAATCACTGAGTCTTGGCTCTTCGCAATCATGGCTTATGACAGGTATGTGGCCATTTGCCATCCCCTGAGGTATAAAGTCATCATGAGCCCTTTGCTGTGTGGGTCAATGGTGGCCTTCTGTGGATTCTGGGGTATCAGCTGTGCCCTGATATACACTGTCTCTGCTATGATTCTTCCCTATTGTGGTCCCAATGAGATCAATCACTTCTTCTGTGAAGTACCTGCAGTCTTAAAGTTAGCCTGTGCAGACACATCTCTCAATGATCAGGTGGACTTCATCTTGGGCTTCATCCTTCTCTTGGTTCCACTCTCCCTCATCATCATTGTCTATATCAATATTTTTGCTGCCATCTTGAGGATTCGCTCAGCCCAAGGGCAGCTCAAGGCCTTTTCCACCTGTACCTCCCACATCACTGTGGTCACCATGTTCTCCATACCATGTATGGTTATGTACATGAGACCTGGTTCTGAGTCTTCCCCAGAAGAGGACAAGAAGTTGGCTCTATTCTACAACATCATCTCTGCTTTCCTCAACCCCATTATCTATAGTCTTAGGAACAAAGATGTGAAGAGGGCTTTCCTCAAAGTGACTGGCTGGGGCAAAGCACCAGAATGA